From Actinomyces slackii, a single genomic window includes:
- a CDS encoding Tat pathway signal protein — translation MMSPNAPQPSHGPLRRSARRAGALALTACLIAAGGCGLRMGEGSPASLETPSQAQAQRDALARQAVLISTTAQVVSATGAEGSQTAVSVHSSAQAQVEALGGVWQPWATAVPTTYPTATPLATAGSDATTADLLAALQHGATMATQASFNATDPAEAQLYASLAASWSASVEILAPGTIETSPRSSKESQAGSQSLSGELVRAYDAARYACQEVAARSQGSDRELASDDAAVASAVVNAAVSAGSEDSRLAAYGAPTEPASGTESLDVTWARQVWSDLVTAEIQQVAATKAGTPERQAAVGAVVDAALRAQSWGEALPSLPGYAS, via the coding sequence ATGATGAGCCCCAACGCGCCCCAGCCCTCCCACGGCCCCCTCCGCCGATCGGCGCGCCGCGCCGGCGCGCTGGCCCTGACCGCCTGCCTGATCGCCGCGGGCGGCTGCGGCCTGCGGATGGGCGAGGGCTCGCCGGCCTCCCTGGAAACCCCCTCCCAGGCCCAGGCCCAGCGCGACGCCCTGGCCCGCCAGGCGGTGCTCATCTCCACCACCGCCCAGGTGGTCTCCGCCACGGGCGCCGAGGGGTCCCAGACCGCCGTCTCCGTGCACTCCAGCGCCCAGGCCCAGGTCGAGGCCCTGGGCGGGGTGTGGCAGCCCTGGGCGACCGCGGTGCCCACCACCTATCCCACGGCCACTCCCCTGGCCACTGCCGGATCGGATGCCACGACGGCGGACCTCCTCGCCGCCCTCCAGCACGGGGCGACGATGGCCACGCAGGCCTCCTTCAACGCGACCGACCCCGCCGAGGCCCAGCTCTACGCCTCCCTGGCGGCCTCCTGGAGCGCCTCGGTCGAGATCCTGGCTCCCGGGACCATCGAGACCTCGCCCCGCAGCTCCAAGGAGTCCCAGGCCGGCAGTCAGAGCCTCAGCGGCGAGCTCGTCAGGGCCTATGACGCCGCCCGGTACGCCTGCCAGGAGGTGGCGGCCCGCAGCCAGGGCTCTGATCGGGAGCTGGCCTCCGATGACGCCGCGGTGGCCTCCGCCGTGGTCAACGCCGCGGTGTCCGCGGGCTCGGAGGACTCCCGGCTCGCCGCGTATGGGGCGCCGACCGAGCCGGCGTCGGGCACCGAGAGCCTGGATGTCACCTGGGCCCGCCAGGTCTGGTCGGACCTGGTCACGGCTGAGATCCAGCAGGTCGCCGCGACCAAGGCGGGCACGCCCGAGCGCCAGGCCGCCGTGGGGGCCGTGGTCGACGCGGCCCTGCGGGCCCAGTCCTGGGGGGAGGCCCTCCCCAGCCTGCCCGGCTACGCCTCCTGA
- a CDS encoding CPBP family intramembrane glutamic endopeptidase, with amino-acid sequence MGAIFAYLHFVQGSTYGSAEFLQGAVPGMALLAVASVAYCRSQRPALPDATPLGWRIMLLPMVPSAAMMLYALGTRAQASWAFLAPLLLAVAVGLGEELIYRKVVLSSLLQAASPRRAIIISAAIFSALHVVNVLGGQTVLDTTRQLGSTFVAGLAYAVMYLYTRRIAWLVVAHAMWDYIGFSGALTPGSPLSALAAVVPLLEVIAMVVILRRHKELWSTESPA; translated from the coding sequence ATGGGTGCAATTTTCGCCTATCTGCATTTTGTTCAGGGCAGTACCTATGGAAGTGCAGAGTTCCTCCAGGGCGCCGTGCCCGGGATGGCCCTGCTGGCAGTGGCCAGCGTCGCCTACTGCCGGTCCCAGCGCCCCGCCCTGCCCGATGCGACGCCGCTGGGCTGGCGGATCATGCTCCTGCCCATGGTCCCGTCCGCAGCGATGATGCTCTACGCCCTGGGCACGCGGGCCCAGGCCAGCTGGGCCTTCCTCGCGCCGCTTCTGCTGGCCGTGGCGGTGGGCTTGGGAGAAGAGCTGATCTACCGCAAGGTGGTGCTGTCGTCCCTCCTGCAGGCCGCTTCACCCAGGCGCGCCATCATCATCAGCGCTGCGATCTTCTCCGCTCTCCACGTCGTCAATGTTCTTGGTGGGCAGACGGTCCTCGACACGACCAGGCAGCTCGGATCGACATTCGTGGCCGGTTTGGCCTACGCCGTCATGTACCTCTACACCCGTCGCATCGCCTGGCTCGTCGTGGCGCATGCGATGTGGGACTACATCGGCTTCTCCGGTGCTCTCACCCCTGGTTCACCGCTGTCAGCGCTGGCGGCAGTGGTCCCGCTCCTGGAGGTGATCGCCATGGTGGTGATCCTGCGCCGGCACAAGGAACTGTGGTCCACGGAGTCGCCCGCCTGA
- the rbfA gene encoding 30S ribosome-binding factor RbfA, whose product MADAARARKVAERIHETVARLLGGRIKDPRLGFVTITDVRVTGDLQQATVFYTVYGSDEERADTARALKSATGLIRSEVGKALGIRLTPSLSFQLDALPTTAKTFEDALAQAKVRDEQIARSAQGATYAGQADPYRHDPADKDEAGPDGAGRAEDRPEPGDGAQERDGAL is encoded by the coding sequence ATGGCCGACGCCGCACGCGCCCGCAAGGTGGCTGAACGCATCCACGAGACCGTCGCCCGCCTCCTGGGAGGCCGTATCAAGGACCCCCGGCTCGGCTTCGTGACAATCACCGATGTCCGCGTCACCGGTGATCTTCAGCAGGCCACCGTCTTCTACACGGTCTACGGCTCCGATGAGGAGCGCGCTGACACCGCCAGGGCCCTGAAGTCGGCCACCGGTCTCATCCGCTCCGAGGTCGGCAAGGCGCTGGGCATCCGCCTGACGCCCTCCCTGTCCTTCCAGCTCGACGCGCTGCCCACCACGGCCAAGACCTTCGAGGACGCCCTGGCTCAGGCCAAGGTCCGCGATGAGCAGATCGCCCGCAGCGCCCAGGGCGCCACCTATGCCGGGCAGGCCGACCCCTACCGCCATGACCCGGCGGACAAGGACGAGGCCGGCCCTGATGGGGCGGGCCGGGCGGAGGACCGGCCTGAGCCCGGCGACGGGGCCCAGGAGCGGGACGGGGCGCTGTGA
- the rarD gene encoding EamA family transporter RarD yields the protein MPSSTGSHPASPSTADQASTSASGMALVVGCYVLWGFFPLYFRLLDAAGSVEIIGHRIIWAMVTCLLLIAVRRRWSAIRRLLTTPRLVLSASVSGVLVSVNWLVYVYGVNTGRTADAALGYFINPLVTVALAALVLGERLRPAHRASLALAAAGVGVLVVMQGSLPWISLALAFSFGLYGLVKKRVARQVDALTGLCAETLIVSPVALAYLGWLAAHGQAAVQGPQGSAWLGALLVLAGPVTAAPLLLFAAGTRRVPLSVVGLSQYFAPIIQFLLAWLVFHEEIPPARWAAMVLVWMAVAVFVADALRQLARTPGRSQRP from the coding sequence ATGCCCTCATCCACCGGGTCCCACCCCGCCTCCCCCAGCACCGCCGACCAGGCCTCGACCAGCGCCTCGGGCATGGCCCTGGTGGTGGGCTGCTACGTGCTGTGGGGCTTCTTCCCCCTGTACTTCCGCCTGCTCGACGCCGCCGGGAGCGTGGAGATCATCGGCCACCGGATCATCTGGGCGATGGTGACCTGCCTGCTGCTCATCGCCGTGCGCCGGCGCTGGTCCGCGATCCGCCGACTGCTGACCACCCCCAGGCTGGTGCTGAGCGCCTCGGTGTCAGGAGTCCTGGTCTCGGTCAACTGGCTCGTCTACGTCTACGGGGTCAACACCGGTCGCACCGCGGATGCGGCCCTGGGCTACTTCATCAACCCGCTGGTCACGGTGGCCCTGGCGGCCCTGGTCCTGGGTGAGAGGCTGCGGCCCGCTCACCGCGCGAGCCTGGCCCTGGCGGCGGCCGGGGTGGGTGTGCTGGTGGTCATGCAGGGCTCGCTGCCGTGGATCTCGCTGGCACTGGCCTTCAGCTTCGGCCTGTATGGGCTGGTCAAGAAGCGGGTGGCGCGCCAGGTCGATGCGCTGACCGGCCTGTGCGCCGAGACCCTCATCGTCTCGCCCGTGGCCCTGGCCTATCTGGGGTGGCTGGCCGCCCACGGGCAGGCGGCGGTCCAGGGCCCGCAGGGCTCGGCGTGGCTGGGGGCGCTGCTGGTGCTGGCCGGGCCGGTCACGGCCGCGCCCCTGCTGCTCTTCGCGGCCGGGACCCGGCGGGTGCCGCTGTCCGTGGTGGGCCTGAGCCAGTACTTCGCGCCGATCATCCAGTTCCTCCTGGCCTGGCTGGTCTTCCATGAGGAGATCCCGCCGGCCCGCTGGGCGGCCATGGTCCTGGTGTGGATGGCGGTGGCCGTCTTCGTCGCCGACGCCCTGCGCCAGCTCGCGCGCACCCCCGGCCGCAGCCAGCGCCCCTGA
- the infB gene encoding translation initiation factor IF-2: MAKPRVHELAKELDPSGKKVTSKVILAWLKDQGEFVKAASSTVEPPVARRVREHFGAAAPQASGGPKAAPASRPAPKPGPAAKPAASGQSKAPKPGAPKAHSRTEPAEPAVAESAQAREATDAGRPGPRPSAPKDPASGQAARPAPAQGAGSSPQAAQAAAPASGRPGPRPSAPKPAAQASGDAGPTPGPRPGAPTPGPRPGAPRPGNNPFATAQGMPRPGGRGGRQGGRGGGPRPGNNPYASAQGMPRPGGSGGSRPAGPRPPQGGGAGPRPQGGPRPGGPRPNPGMMPGQSSIGRPGAPARSGSGGRGGRPGGGSGRPGAGGGSGRPGGGFGGARGGRGGRGSTQGAFGRGGGAPRGRKSKRAKRQEFEQQSAPSIGGVIVPRGDGSTPVRVRQGATLTDLAEKINANPAALVTVLFHLGEMATATQSLDEDTFALLGAELGYDVQIVSPEDEDRELLESFDIDLDPDQDDENLAPRPPVVTVMGHVDHGKTKLLDAIRSTDVVAGEAGGITQSIGAYQVRVELGGETRPITFIDTPGHEAFTAMRARGAEVTDIAILVVAADDGVMPQTVEALNHAQAANVPIVVAVNKIDKEGANPDKIRGQLTEYGLVPEEYGGETMFVDISAKQRLHIDDLLEAVLLTADAALDLRANPEMDARGVTIEAKLDKGRGAVSTILVERGTLRVGDPIVAGSAYGRVRAMFDEHGQALTEAGPARPALVLGLTNVPSAGDSFIVSPDDRTARQIADKREAAERAALLAKRRKRVSLENLTDVLKEGKVDTLNLILKGDSSGAVEALEDSLLKIDVGEEVALRVIHRGVGAITQNDVNLATVDSAVIIGFNVRPAERVSEIADREGVDMKFYSVIYQAIEDVESAMKGMLKPIYEEVELGSAEIRQVFRSSKFGSIAGSIVRSGIIKRGAKARLVRGGVVVNGDLSIETLRREKDDVTEVREGYECGINLGFKDIAEGDVIETWEMREKPRD, from the coding sequence GTGGCTAAACCACGCGTTCATGAGCTCGCCAAGGAGCTCGACCCCTCTGGCAAGAAGGTCACCTCGAAGGTGATTCTGGCCTGGCTCAAGGACCAGGGAGAGTTCGTCAAGGCGGCGTCCTCCACGGTCGAGCCCCCCGTTGCTCGCCGGGTCCGCGAGCACTTCGGAGCCGCGGCCCCCCAGGCCTCAGGAGGCCCCAAGGCCGCCCCTGCCTCCAGGCCCGCCCCCAAGCCAGGGCCCGCGGCCAAGCCCGCGGCCTCCGGGCAGTCCAAGGCCCCCAAGCCCGGCGCCCCCAAGGCGCACAGCAGGACCGAGCCCGCCGAGCCCGCGGTCGCCGAGTCCGCCCAGGCCCGCGAGGCCACTGATGCGGGCAGGCCCGGCCCCCGTCCCAGCGCGCCCAAGGACCCGGCCTCCGGCCAGGCCGCCCGGCCCGCTCCTGCTCAGGGCGCAGGCTCGAGTCCGCAGGCCGCACAGGCCGCGGCCCCTGCCTCGGGCAGGCCCGGCCCCCGCCCCAGCGCGCCCAAGCCGGCCGCGCAGGCCTCCGGTGACGCGGGGCCCACTCCCGGCCCGCGCCCGGGCGCTCCCACTCCCGGCCCCCGTCCCGGCGCACCGCGCCCGGGCAACAACCCCTTCGCCACCGCCCAGGGCATGCCCCGCCCCGGCGGCCGCGGAGGCCGCCAGGGCGGTCGCGGAGGCGGTCCGCGCCCGGGCAACAACCCCTACGCGAGCGCTCAGGGCATGCCCCGACCCGGCGGTTCGGGCGGTTCCCGCCCGGCAGGGCCCCGTCCGCCCCAGGGCGGCGGCGCGGGCCCGCGCCCCCAGGGCGGTCCTCGCCCCGGCGGCCCCCGCCCCAACCCGGGCATGATGCCCGGCCAGTCCTCGATCGGGCGCCCCGGCGCCCCGGCGCGCTCCGGCTCGGGTGGTCGTGGTGGCCGTCCCGGCGGCGGTTCCGGCCGTCCGGGAGCCGGCGGTGGCTCGGGCCGGCCCGGCGGCGGCTTCGGGGGAGCCCGCGGCGGCCGTGGTGGGCGCGGCTCCACCCAGGGCGCCTTCGGTCGCGGTGGAGGCGCTCCGCGCGGACGCAAGTCCAAGAGGGCCAAGCGCCAGGAGTTCGAGCAGCAGAGCGCGCCGTCGATCGGCGGTGTCATCGTCCCGCGCGGTGATGGCTCCACCCCGGTGCGCGTGCGCCAGGGGGCCACGCTGACGGACCTGGCCGAGAAGATCAACGCCAACCCGGCAGCCCTGGTCACCGTCCTGTTCCATTTGGGCGAGATGGCCACCGCCACCCAGTCCCTGGACGAGGACACCTTCGCCCTGCTGGGGGCCGAGCTGGGCTACGACGTCCAGATCGTCTCCCCCGAGGACGAGGACCGCGAGCTGCTGGAGTCCTTCGACATCGACCTGGATCCCGACCAGGATGATGAGAACCTGGCCCCGCGGCCCCCGGTGGTCACCGTCATGGGCCACGTCGACCACGGCAAGACCAAGCTGCTGGACGCGATCCGCTCCACCGACGTGGTGGCCGGCGAGGCCGGCGGCATCACCCAGTCCATCGGCGCCTACCAGGTGCGCGTCGAGCTGGGCGGGGAGACTCGGCCCATCACCTTCATCGACACCCCCGGTCACGAGGCCTTCACGGCCATGCGCGCCCGCGGCGCCGAGGTCACCGACATCGCGATCCTGGTGGTCGCCGCCGATGACGGGGTCATGCCTCAGACGGTTGAGGCCCTCAACCACGCCCAGGCCGCCAATGTGCCCATCGTCGTGGCGGTCAACAAGATCGACAAGGAGGGCGCCAACCCGGACAAGATCCGCGGCCAGCTCACCGAGTACGGCCTGGTGCCCGAGGAGTACGGCGGCGAGACCATGTTCGTGGACATCTCCGCCAAGCAGCGCCTTCACATCGACGACCTGCTTGAGGCCGTGCTGCTGACCGCCGACGCCGCCCTGGACCTGCGGGCCAACCCGGAGATGGATGCGCGCGGCGTGACCATCGAGGCCAAGCTCGACAAGGGCCGCGGCGCGGTCTCGACCATCCTGGTCGAGCGCGGCACCCTGCGCGTGGGCGACCCGATCGTTGCGGGCAGCGCCTATGGGCGCGTGCGGGCCATGTTCGACGAGCACGGCCAGGCCCTGACCGAGGCCGGGCCCGCGCGCCCCGCCCTGGTCCTGGGACTGACCAATGTGCCCAGCGCCGGCGACTCCTTCATCGTGTCGCCCGACGACCGCACCGCCCGTCAGATCGCGGACAAGCGCGAGGCCGCCGAGCGCGCCGCCCTGCTGGCCAAGCGCCGCAAGCGCGTGTCCCTGGAGAACCTCACCGATGTTCTCAAGGAGGGCAAGGTCGACACCCTCAACCTCATCCTCAAGGGAGACTCCTCGGGTGCCGTTGAGGCCCTGGAGGACTCCCTGCTCAAGATCGACGTGGGCGAGGAGGTCGCGCTGCGCGTCATCCACCGCGGGGTGGGCGCCATCACGCAGAACGATGTCAACCTGGCCACTGTGGACTCCGCGGTCATCATCGGCTTCAACGTCCGGCCCGCCGAGCGCGTCTCGGAGATCGCCGACCGCGAGGGTGTGGACATGAAGTTCTACTCGGTGATCTATCAGGCCATCGAGGATGTCGAGTCCGCCATGAAGGGCATGCTCAAGCCGATCTATGAGGAGGTCGAGCTCGGCAGCGCCGAGATCCGCCAGGTCTTCCGCTCCTCGAAGTTCGGCTCGATCGCCGGCTCCATCGTGCGCTCCGGCATCATCAAGCGGGGCGCCAAGGCCCGCCTGGTGCGCGGCGGCGTCGTGGTCAACGGGGATCTGTCCATCGAGACCCTGCGCCGCGAGAAGGACGATGTCACCGAGGTCCGCGAGGGCTACGAGTGCGGTATCAACCTGGGCTTCAAGGACATCGCCGAGGGCGATGTCATCGAGACCTGGGAGATGCGCGAGAAGCCGCGCGACTGA
- the nusA gene encoding transcription termination factor NusA, whose amino-acid sequence MDINMPELRGAADELGIDLDNLLPAIEDAILGAYSKVPGAIRGARVEIDRRTGHMSVLAPEVDEDDRPTGEYFDDTPDDFGRIAQATARSVIVQRIQDRRDFEVLGAFKDKTGELISGTVEQGRDPRIVHVRLDEDHEGIMPPHEQVPGERYRHGDRVRAYVTDVSRGIKGAQILLSRTHPGLVRKLFEREVPEIVSGDVEIVSIAREAGHRTKMAVRARTRGVNAKGSCIGPMGQRVRSVMTELGGEKIDIVDYSEDPARFVANALSPARVSSVRVLDAEERTARAVVPDFQLSLAIGKEGQNARLAARLTGWKIDIHADAESGEIAPGHESRADDVTGPSDLAD is encoded by the coding sequence ATGGACATCAACATGCCGGAGCTGAGAGGCGCCGCCGACGAGCTGGGCATCGACCTGGACAACCTCCTGCCCGCCATCGAGGACGCCATCCTGGGCGCCTACTCCAAGGTTCCCGGGGCGATCCGCGGGGCCCGCGTGGAGATCGACCGCCGCACGGGGCACATGAGCGTCCTGGCCCCCGAGGTCGACGAGGATGACCGGCCCACCGGGGAGTACTTCGACGACACTCCCGACGACTTCGGGCGCATCGCCCAGGCCACGGCGCGCTCGGTGATCGTCCAGCGCATTCAGGACCGTCGTGACTTCGAGGTCCTGGGCGCCTTCAAGGACAAGACCGGCGAGCTGATCTCGGGCACGGTCGAGCAGGGCCGCGACCCGCGCATCGTGCATGTGCGCCTGGACGAGGATCACGAGGGGATCATGCCGCCCCATGAGCAGGTCCCCGGCGAGCGCTACCGCCACGGGGACCGCGTGCGCGCCTACGTCACCGATGTCTCCCGCGGGATCAAGGGCGCCCAGATCCTCCTGTCGCGCACCCACCCCGGGCTGGTGCGCAAGCTCTTCGAGCGCGAGGTCCCCGAGATCGTCTCCGGGGACGTCGAGATCGTCTCCATCGCCCGCGAGGCCGGGCACCGCACCAAGATGGCCGTGCGCGCCCGTACCCGCGGGGTCAATGCCAAGGGCTCGTGCATCGGTCCCATGGGTCAGCGCGTGCGCTCGGTCATGACCGAGCTGGGCGGGGAGAAGATCGATATCGTCGACTACTCCGAGGACCCGGCGCGCTTCGTGGCCAATGCCCTGTCGCCGGCCAGGGTCTCCTCGGTGCGGGTGCTCGACGCCGAGGAGCGCACCGCTCGCGCCGTCGTCCCCGACTTCCAGCTCTCCCTGGCCATCGGCAAGGAGGGGCAGAACGCCCGCCTGGCCGCCCGCCTGACCGGGTGGAAGATCGATATCCACGCCGATGCCGAGTCCGGGGAGATCGCCCCCGGCCACGAATCCCGGGCGGACGACGTGACAGGTCCCTCAGACTTGGCCGACTGA
- a CDS encoding YlxR family protein, with product MARTPHVPERTCIGCRGKAPRAQLLRLVVTSSGQLDVDARAIRPGRGAWIHPDPQCLTLAERRRAFGRALRTTQPLDADAVRQWLERRGPSGTPTPNRAAD from the coding sequence GTGGCTCGCACCCCGCATGTGCCTGAGCGCACCTGTATCGGCTGCCGTGGGAAGGCCCCCCGGGCGCAGCTCCTGCGCCTGGTGGTGACGTCAAGCGGACAGCTCGACGTCGATGCCCGTGCCATCCGGCCCGGGCGCGGCGCCTGGATCCACCCGGATCCACAGTGCCTGACCCTCGCTGAGCGGCGGCGCGCCTTCGGGCGGGCACTGCGCACCACCCAACCGCTGGACGCGGATGCGGTGCGCCAGTGGCTGGAGCGCCGCGGCCCCAGCGGAACCCCGACGCCCAACCGGGCGGCGGACTGA
- the truB gene encoding tRNA pseudouridine(55) synthase TruB, giving the protein MSPERPTARGQGSAAGDSRPPRPRVPRGAVTAGDGLLLVDKPAGITSHDVVGAVRRLAATRKVGHAGTLDPMATGLLVVGIGRATRLLTHLVGADKAYRATIRLGQETSTEDAEGRITASSGCTARQVDAPRITRALACLTGTVMQVPSAVSAIKVDGVRSYARVRDGEQVELEARQVVISALDLIGEPRAASAQDGTPVVDIDVEVACSSGTYVRAIARDLGRGLGCGAHLIALRRSAVGPLEVGWAATLEALSAQVQDDAAASQPRGLAVMPMAQAARLCFESVELSQAQAQALRHGQFLDEQILDSRRSPVRPIASATSGGVVAGFAPSGSVVALLVRKGHKARPVLVLDPA; this is encoded by the coding sequence GTGAGCCCCGAGCGCCCGACGGCCCGGGGCCAGGGCTCGGCGGCGGGCGATTCCCGGCCTCCCCGGCCGCGGGTCCCCCGCGGGGCGGTCACGGCCGGCGACGGCCTGCTCCTGGTGGACAAGCCCGCTGGAATCACCAGCCATGACGTCGTCGGCGCCGTGCGCCGACTGGCCGCCACCCGCAAGGTGGGCCATGCCGGCACCCTGGACCCCATGGCCACGGGACTGCTCGTGGTGGGCATCGGGCGCGCCACCCGCCTCCTGACCCATCTGGTGGGGGCCGACAAGGCCTACCGGGCCACTATCCGCCTGGGGCAGGAGACCAGCACCGAGGACGCCGAGGGACGGATCACCGCCTCATCGGGATGCACGGCCCGGCAGGTGGATGCCCCGCGCATCACGCGGGCCCTGGCCTGCCTGACCGGGACGGTCATGCAGGTCCCCAGCGCCGTGTCCGCCATCAAGGTCGACGGCGTGCGCTCCTACGCCCGTGTGCGCGATGGCGAGCAGGTTGAGCTGGAGGCGCGGCAGGTGGTTATCAGCGCCCTGGATCTCATTGGGGAGCCCAGGGCCGCCAGCGCCCAGGATGGCACCCCCGTGGTGGATATCGACGTCGAGGTGGCCTGCTCCTCGGGGACCTACGTGCGGGCCATCGCCCGCGACCTGGGACGGGGGCTGGGCTGCGGGGCCCACCTGATCGCGCTGCGCCGCAGCGCCGTTGGCCCCCTGGAGGTGGGGTGGGCCGCCACCCTGGAGGCGCTGTCCGCCCAGGTTCAGGACGACGCCGCCGCATCCCAGCCCCGGGGCCTGGCCGTCATGCCCATGGCCCAGGCCGCGCGCCTGTGCTTCGAGTCGGTCGAGCTGAGCCAGGCTCAGGCTCAGGCCCTGCGCCACGGCCAGTTCCTTGATGAGCAGATCCTGGACTCACGCCGATCCCCGGTTCGCCCCATCGCCTCGGCGACCAGCGGTGGGGTGGTCGCCGGGTTCGCCCCGTCGGGCAGTGTCGTGGCACTGTTGGTGCGCAAGGGCCATAAGGCCCGCCCCGTACTCGTCCTGGATCCTGCCTGA
- a CDS encoding ribosome maturation factor RimP, with protein MASKADPRADALTQRLTELLGPVVSGCGLFLEGVRTTRAGKHSVVRVFVDLPDGPGDLDLDGLGEVTSAVSQALDEADPIAGQYTLEVSTPGAERPLSTPRHFRRAVGHGAAVDTAQGRITGTVISADDDALVLEAGGERRIIALAEIDQARMIVTGP; from the coding sequence ATGGCAAGCAAGGCGGACCCGCGTGCTGATGCCCTGACGCAGCGCCTGACCGAGCTGCTGGGGCCGGTTGTCTCCGGCTGCGGGCTCTTCCTGGAGGGAGTGCGGACCACCCGGGCCGGGAAGCACTCCGTGGTGAGGGTCTTCGTCGATCTTCCCGATGGCCCCGGGGACCTGGACCTCGACGGCCTGGGCGAGGTCACCTCAGCCGTCTCCCAGGCACTCGATGAGGCCGACCCCATCGCGGGCCAGTACACCCTGGAGGTCTCCACGCCAGGGGCCGAGCGCCCGCTGAGCACGCCCCGGCACTTCCGCCGCGCCGTCGGCCATGGGGCGGCGGTGGACACCGCCCAGGGCCGGATCACCGGAACCGTCATCTCGGCCGACGACGATGCCCTCGTCCTCGAGGCCGGTGGCGAGCGCCGCATCATCGCCCTTGCCGAGATCGACCAGGCCCGCATGATCGTCACCGGCCCCTGA